The sequence CGTCGGCCGGTCACCGGGCACCTCCGGTGTCCACCGTCTGGCGGGGCACGCGGAGGGTGAACACCGCACCGCCGTGGGTGCCGTTGCCCGCGACGAGACTCCCCCGTCGCTCGCCGTGGCGGTGCAGGCGCGCGTTCTCCCAGGAGATGGCGAGGCCGAGGCCGCTGCCCTCGGAGCGGGTTCGCGCGGTGTCGGCCTTGTAGAGGCGGTCGAAGACGTGTGGCAACACCTCCGGGTCCAGTCCGGGCCCCCGGTCGGCCACCTCGATGGTGACCCAGTCCGGGTCGGCGCTGAGTCGCACCGACACCGGCTCGGCACCGTGCCGGAAGGCGTTGCCGACCAGGTTGGCGACGATGACGTCCAGTCGGCGGGGATCGAGCCGGGCCACGATGCCAGGTGGCAGTTCCGTTCGTACCCGGTCCAGCCAGCCGCGGATCCGCAGGGTCGCGGTCACCGCCGCGGCCACGTCCACGTCGTCCAGGGCGAGCCGCGCGGTGCCGGAGTCGAACCTGCTGATCTCGATGAGGTCGTTGACCAGTTGGGTGAGGTTCTGCGTCTCCTGGCTGACCAGCCGGGCGGCCCGGCCCGCGTCCCCGGGCAGGTTTTCCGCCTCCTCGTCGAGCACGTCGGTGACCGCCGTCATCGCGGCCAGCGGCGTCCGGAGTTCGTGCGAGACGTCGGCCACGAATCGGCGGGCGTCGGATTCCAACCGCCGCAGCTCGCCGACCTGCCGCTCCAGCGTGCCCGCGGTGTCGTTGAAGGTCCGTGCCACATCGGCCAGTTCGTCGGCGCCCCGGACCGTCAACCGGGTGCTCAGGTCGCCCTCACCGAGGCGGCGCGCCGCCCGGCTGAGGTCGCGGACGGGTCGCAGGACTCCGCGGGCGGACAGCAGGGCCAGCAAGACGGCGAGGACCAGGGACAACCCACCGGTCAGCCACGCCCTGGTGGCGAGCTGGTCGATGCTCTGCTGCTCGGGCACGAGATTGCGCACCGAGTAGACCTCCACTCCGGACGGGCGGGACGTGCCGTCCGCGCGGTCCAACGCCAACTGGGTACCGATGAGCAGCGCGGGCTCTCCGGCGAGTGAGACCCGTTGCCAGGCGATGCGACCGTCACGGACCTTCTGCCGTAGCTCGGGGGTGAGCGGGTCGGCGAGTTCGGAGCCGCCCTGGGCCCGCATGTCCCGGTAGATGACCACCGCGAAGCTCTCCCGGTCGCTGAGGCGCTGGGCCAACAGTTCGAGGTCGTCCTGGGTCGGCGGAAGCTGGGCGATCGGGTAGACCTTGGTGAGCTGGTCGGTCAGCGACATCACCGCGGCGTCCTGCGCCTGTTGGAGGATGACGTTCCGAGCCTGGAAGTAGCTGCCACCGGCCACCGCCACCGTCGTGGTCACGCCCAGCAGCGCGAACGCCAGGACGAGCCGGACCCGTAGACCCGAGACCCACGCGCCGACCCGGCGCCACAGTGTCACAACGGCCCGAACCGGTATCCGAAACCACGCACGGTCTGGATGTAGAGCGGTGCCGACGAATCGGCCTCGATCTTGGCGCGTACCCGCTGGACACACGCGTCCACGAGTCGCGAGTCGCCGAGATAGCCGTGCTCCCAGACGGCCTCCAGCAGCTGCTGGCGGCTGAGCACCTGGCCCGGCGTGTGCGAGAGTTCGAGCAGCAGCCGCAGCTCCGTCGGGGCGAGGCTGATCGGCGTTCCGTCCTTGCTGACCACGAGCGCGGCCCGGTCGATGGTCAACGCGCCGTGCTGTTCCAGGCCGGCCCGGTCGCCGCCGCGCCGCGAGTCGCCACCGGTGCGTCGCAGCACCGCGCGGATGCGTGCCTCCAGTACCCGGGCCTGCACGGGCTTGACCACGTAGTCGTCGGCGCCGGCCTCCAGGCCCGCGACCACGTCCATGTCGTCGTTGCGGGCGGTGAGCATGATGATCGGCAGGTCGCCGAGTTGTCGGATCCGGCGGCAGACCTCGAACCCGTCCATCCCGGGCAGCATGAGATCGAGGACCACGACATCGGACGGGGTGGTGCGCAGCCGCTCCAACCCCTGCTCACCGGTGCCCACGGCATGCACGCTGTGGCCCTGTCGGGTGAGCGCC comes from Micromonospora vinacea and encodes:
- a CDS encoding HAMP domain-containing sensor histidine kinase, which produces MTLWRRVGAWVSGLRVRLVLAFALLGVTTTVAVAGGSYFQARNVILQQAQDAAVMSLTDQLTKVYPIAQLPPTQDDLELLAQRLSDRESFAVVIYRDMRAQGGSELADPLTPELRQKVRDGRIAWQRVSLAGEPALLIGTQLALDRADGTSRPSGVEVYSVRNLVPEQQSIDQLATRAWLTGGLSLVLAVLLALLSARGVLRPVRDLSRAARRLGEGDLSTRLTVRGADELADVARTFNDTAGTLERQVGELRRLESDARRFVADVSHELRTPLAAMTAVTDVLDEEAENLPGDAGRAARLVSQETQNLTQLVNDLIEISRFDSGTARLALDDVDVAAAVTATLRIRGWLDRVRTELPPGIVARLDPRRLDVIVANLVGNAFRHGAEPVSVRLSADPDWVTIEVADRGPGLDPEVLPHVFDRLYKADTARTRSEGSGLGLAISWENARLHRHGERRGSLVAGNGTHGGAVFTLRVPRQTVDTGGAR
- a CDS encoding response regulator transcription factor, whose protein sequence is MSQVLLIEDHQTVRDGLQLALTRQGHSVHAVGTGEQGLERLRTTPSDVVVLDLMLPGMDGFEVCRRIRQLGDLPIIMLTARNDDMDVVAGLEAGADDYVVKPVQARVLEARIRAVLRRTGGDSRRGGDRAGLEQHGALTIDRAALVVSKDGTPISLAPTELRLLLELSHTPGQVLSRQQLLEAVWEHGYLGDSRLVDACVQRVRAKIEADSSAPLYIQTVRGFGYRFGPL